One Bosea sp. 685 DNA segment encodes these proteins:
- a CDS encoding SH3 domain-containing protein: MLAAAIIASAWSAAAAGAQERPIEAPPGEAACAIGAFVTETDPAGLNVRSGPGTGFGIVGRLPPVTLSKEIDGLSVMVEVEITASAKGWFRIRNARDNAQLTGAAERAMYGGRGWVSGQKLTVKTQSPAGRAQPNEKAAIVLSTEAGLTLDNDGLRAVGRLIGCQGKWALVEFGPLPAGDALGQRLDIAAAAQSGLPQGRFRAWLNQICAIQETSCSGF, translated from the coding sequence ATGCTCGCCGCAGCCATCATCGCCTCGGCCTGGTCGGCTGCGGCGGCCGGCGCCCAGGAGCGCCCGATCGAGGCCCCGCCGGGAGAGGCCGCCTGCGCGATCGGCGCCTTCGTCACCGAGACCGACCCTGCCGGCCTCAATGTCCGCTCGGGGCCGGGGACGGGCTTCGGCATCGTCGGGCGTCTGCCGCCGGTGACGCTTAGCAAGGAGATCGATGGACTCTCCGTCATGGTCGAGGTCGAGATCACGGCCAGCGCCAAAGGCTGGTTCCGCATCCGCAACGCCCGCGACAACGCGCAGCTGACCGGCGCGGCCGAGCGGGCGATGTATGGCGGGCGGGGCTGGGTCAGCGGCCAGAAGCTCACCGTCAAGACGCAAAGCCCGGCCGGCCGGGCTCAACCGAACGAAAAGGCCGCCATCGTGCTGAGTACCGAGGCCGGGCTGACGCTCGACAATGACGGCTTGCGGGCGGTGGGACGGTTGATCGGCTGCCAGGGCAAATGGGCCCTGGTCGAGTTCGGCCCCCTGCCCGCCGGCGACGCCCTGGGGCAACGGCTCGATATCGCGGCAGCCGCGCAGAGCGGGCTGCCACAGGGCCGCTTCCGGGCCTGGCTCAACCAGATCTGCGCGATTCAGGAAACCAGCTGCAGCGGGTTCTGA
- a CDS encoding cystathionine gamma-synthase family protein, translated as MSEDSYHKDRIANRKLHPETLMMGFGYSPAMSEGSLKPPIFLTSTFVFENAQQGKDFFDFTSGRRKPKPGEKPGLVYSRFNHPNMEILEDRLAIWDEAEKCAVFASGMAAIATTCFAFLRPGDTVIHSRPLYGGTETLLKNQMGAFGVTPFGFTDGLDIAQMRETAKAAAAKGRVGMILVETPANPTNGLVDLAACAMIADELEKSQGHRPPVVVDNTMLGPKYQKPLKQGADLSLLSLTKYVGGHSDLVGGSISGSDALVRQVKSWRGSLGTQLDPNSCWMLMRSLETLDIRMSRANENAKLVAEYLSSHPKVAKVHYLGDLREGDPRKAVFDRQCTAAGSTFAFDVKGGEKEAFALLDNLQIMKLAVSLGGTETLVSHPAAMTHSGVAKELREEIGLTDALIRISVGIENIEDLISDLAQALEAV; from the coding sequence ATGAGCGAAGACAGCTATCACAAGGACCGGATCGCCAACCGCAAGCTCCATCCCGAAACGCTGATGATGGGCTTCGGCTATTCGCCGGCGATGTCGGAAGGCTCGCTCAAGCCGCCGATCTTCCTGACCTCGACCTTCGTTTTCGAGAACGCCCAGCAGGGCAAGGATTTCTTCGACTTCACCTCCGGCCGGCGCAAGCCCAAGCCCGGCGAAAAGCCCGGCCTGGTCTATTCGCGCTTCAACCACCCCAATATGGAAATCCTCGAGGACCGCCTGGCGATCTGGGACGAGGCCGAGAAATGCGCCGTCTTCGCCAGCGGCATGGCTGCGATCGCGACGACCTGCTTCGCCTTCCTGCGCCCCGGCGATACCGTCATCCATTCGCGTCCGCTCTATGGCGGCACCGAGACGCTGCTGAAGAACCAGATGGGCGCCTTCGGCGTCACGCCCTTCGGCTTCACCGATGGGCTCGACATTGCGCAGATGCGCGAAACCGCCAAGGCGGCCGCTGCCAAGGGCCGGGTCGGCATGATCCTGGTCGAGACGCCGGCGAACCCAACCAACGGGCTGGTCGATCTCGCCGCCTGCGCCATGATTGCCGATGAGCTGGAGAAGTCCCAGGGTCATCGCCCGCCGGTCGTGGTCGACAACACCATGCTCGGCCCGAAATACCAGAAGCCATTGAAGCAGGGCGCCGATCTCTCGCTGCTCTCGCTGACCAAATATGTCGGCGGCCACAGCGATCTCGTCGGCGGCTCGATCAGCGGCTCGGACGCGCTGGTGCGGCAGGTCAAGAGCTGGCGCGGTTCGCTCGGCACGCAGCTCGACCCGAACTCCTGCTGGATGCTGATGCGCTCGCTGGAGACGCTCGACATCCGCATGAGCCGCGCCAATGAGAACGCCAAGCTGGTGGCGGAGTATCTCTCCAGCCATCCGAAGGTGGCCAAGGTGCATTATCTTGGCGATCTCCGGGAGGGCGACCCGCGCAAGGCGGTGTTCGACCGGCAATGCACGGCCGCCGGCTCGACCTTCGCCTTCGATGTGAAGGGCGGCGAGAAAGAGGCCTTCGCGCTGCTCGACAACCTGCAGATCATGAAGCTCGCGGTCTCGCTCGGTGGCACCGAGACGCTGGTCTCGCACCCCGCCGCGATGACGCATTCGGGCGTGGCGAAGGAATTGCGCGAGGAGATCGGCCTGACCGATGCGCTGATCCGCATCTCGGTCGGCATCGAGAACATCGAGGATCTGATCTCGGATCTGGCGCAGGCGCTGGAGGCGGTCTGA
- a CDS encoding Lrp/AsnC family transcriptional regulator, whose protein sequence is MLDSIDRRILAVLQEDGRITNQELSEKVGLSPTPCLRRLKRLEETGVIKGYAAIVDPKAYGLPFSVFVSVRLSQQTQENITEFEKAVESWSEVTECYLMTGSQDYHLRVLTDGIEGYERFLKQKVTRLKCIQSVESNFALAIIKKRNGLPPL, encoded by the coding sequence ATGCTCGATTCCATCGATCGCCGTATCCTCGCCGTGCTGCAGGAGGACGGCCGCATCACCAATCAGGAGCTGTCCGAGAAGGTCGGGCTTTCGCCGACGCCCTGCCTGCGCCGGTTGAAGCGGCTGGAGGAGACCGGCGTCATCAAGGGCTATGCCGCGATCGTCGATCCCAAGGCTTATGGCCTGCCCTTCAGCGTCTTCGTCTCGGTGCGCCTCTCCCAGCAGACGCAGGAGAACATCACCGAGTTCGAAAAGGCGGTCGAAAGCTGGAGCGAGGTCACCGAATGCTATCTGATGACCGGCAGCCAGGACTATCACCTGCGCGTCCTGACCGACGGAATCGAGGGCTATGAGCGCTTCCTGAAGCAGAAGGTAACGCGCCTGAAATGCATCCAGTCGGTCGAATCCAATTTCGCGCTGGCCATCATCAAGAAACGCAACGGCCTACCGCCGCTTTAG
- a CDS encoding alpha/beta hydrolase, translated as MPDSRHASLCRRSVLLALLSTTLAACAQTEAAVSPFSEPTRADASALGKEPTLLVVTTRKPTGGGQPFFGPERGTLTFAEAQLSPPGRGIAGRVSSVVNGDWAVLGLDRRTSTGAARSFAEAVNGRDVLLYVHGYNETFESAARSAAQLSHALEFQGRTALFSWPSGGALLDYGYDRESALWSRDGFVQALRALVNNPTVGRIHIVAHSMGTFLTLEALRELRTETDVSSRIGAIVFASPDVDIDAFEQTVSKLGPLAQRMTLIIDPGDRALAVSARIAGGVARAGAAERSRLEALGVRVADTSGRGWSMLRHDLFLSDNEVTLVVRRAMERVGA; from the coding sequence ATGCCAGATTCGCGGCACGCATCCCTTTGCCGACGCTCCGTGCTGCTGGCGCTGCTGTCCACGACCCTGGCAGCCTGCGCGCAGACAGAGGCCGCCGTCTCGCCCTTCTCCGAGCCGACGCGCGCGGACGCGTCCGCCCTGGGCAAGGAGCCGACGCTCTTGGTGGTGACCACGCGCAAGCCGACCGGCGGCGGCCAGCCCTTCTTCGGTCCGGAGCGCGGGACCCTGACCTTCGCCGAGGCGCAGCTCTCCCCTCCCGGGCGTGGCATCGCCGGCAGGGTCTCCTCCGTCGTCAATGGCGATTGGGCCGTTCTCGGCCTCGATCGGCGGACCTCGACGGGAGCGGCCCGCAGCTTCGCCGAGGCCGTCAACGGCCGCGACGTACTGCTTTACGTGCATGGCTACAACGAAACCTTCGAATCCGCCGCACGCAGCGCGGCGCAGCTTTCGCACGCGCTCGAATTCCAGGGCCGCACGGCCCTGTTCTCATGGCCGTCCGGCGGTGCGCTGCTCGACTATGGCTATGACCGCGAGAGCGCGCTCTGGTCGCGCGACGGTTTCGTCCAGGCGTTGCGGGCCCTGGTCAACAACCCGACCGTCGGGCGCATCCATATCGTCGCGCATTCGATGGGCACCTTCCTGACGCTGGAGGCGCTGCGCGAATTGCGCACGGAGACCGATGTCTCCTCGCGCATCGGCGCGATCGTCTTCGCCTCGCCCGATGTCGATATCGACGCCTTCGAGCAGACGGTCTCGAAGCTCGGCCCGCTGGCGCAGCGCATGACGCTGATCATCGACCCGGGCGACCGAGCACTCGCCGTCTCCGCCCGCATCGCCGGCGGTGTCGCCCGCGCCGGCGCGGCCGAGCGCTCGCGGCTGGAGGCGCTGGGCGTGCGCGTCGCCGATACCTCGGGACGGGGCTGGAGCATGCTGCGCCACGACCTCTTCCTCTCCGACAACGAGGTCACGCTGGTGGTGCGCCGGGCGATGGAGCGCGTGGGCGCCTGA
- a CDS encoding alpha/beta hydrolase: MRRVLLQFRLTLVLLLASLALSACGGQPRTLLLTASEKQGDIVGKVRIFVATTRASSDLPEYFNGERGLALAFAKLDITVPRTHKAGELELPDAGAAADPAKHFAVVEVDRLDLPPVVAEVRREIMRRPASERDVLVFVHGYNTNFADAAYRFAQIVHDSGFKGVPVLFTWPSRGQLLQYPYDRESAFYSRDFLETNLRAISREIGTTRIDILAHSMGTFLTLEAVRQAAIRGDGSFGGKLRDIILAAPDVDLDVFKTQMRQIKRPVTVFVSADDRALAFSRRFAGDKTRLGAISSKDTEIVAELEKLGARIIDISDISTSDSLNHAKFAASPKVVQLIGRRLEADKGIATAGPGLGDKLGDVASGVVGTVGSTVNLVVTAPAAIVGR, encoded by the coding sequence ATGAGGCGTGTGCTGTTGCAGTTTCGTTTGACCCTGGTGCTCCTGCTGGCTTCGTTGGCGCTCTCCGCCTGTGGCGGGCAGCCGCGAACCCTGTTGCTGACCGCCTCGGAGAAACAGGGCGACATCGTCGGCAAGGTGCGCATCTTCGTCGCGACCACGCGGGCATCCTCCGACCTGCCGGAATATTTCAATGGCGAGCGCGGGCTGGCGCTCGCCTTCGCCAAGCTCGACATCACCGTTCCGCGCACGCACAAGGCCGGCGAGCTCGAACTGCCCGATGCCGGCGCTGCAGCTGATCCCGCGAAGCATTTCGCTGTCGTTGAGGTCGACCGCCTCGACCTGCCGCCGGTCGTCGCCGAGGTCAGGCGCGAGATCATGCGCCGCCCGGCCTCCGAGCGCGACGTGCTGGTCTTTGTCCATGGCTACAACACGAATTTCGCCGATGCGGCCTATCGCTTCGCGCAGATCGTCCATGATTCCGGCTTCAAGGGCGTGCCGGTGCTGTTCACCTGGCCCTCGCGCGGACAGCTCCTGCAATACCCCTATGATCGCGAGAGCGCCTTCTACTCGCGCGATTTCCTCGAAACGAACCTGCGCGCCATTTCGCGTGAGATCGGTACGACGCGCATCGACATCCTGGCCCATTCGATGGGGACGTTTCTGACCCTTGAGGCGGTGCGCCAGGCCGCCATTCGCGGCGACGGCAGTTTCGGCGGCAAGCTGCGCGACATCATCCTCGCCGCGCCCGATGTCGATCTCGACGTGTTCAAGACGCAGATGCGTCAGATCAAGCGGCCTGTCACGGTCTTCGTCTCGGCCGATGACCGGGCACTCGCCTTCTCCAGGCGCTTCGCCGGCGACAAGACGCGCCTGGGCGCGATCTCGTCCAAGGACACCGAGATCGTGGCGGAGCTGGAAAAGCTTGGCGCGCGCATCATCGATATCTCGGACATCTCGACAAGCGACAGCCTGAACCACGCGAAATTCGCGGCCTCGCCCAAGGTCGTGCAACTGATCGGCCGCCGCCTCGAGGCCGATAAAGGCATCGCGACGGCGGGACCGGGCCTGGGCGACAAGCTCGGGGACGTCGCCAGCGGCGTCGTCGGCACGGTTGGATCGACGGTCAATCTCGTGGTCACGGCGCCGGCTGCGATCGTCGGCCGCTGA
- the meaB gene encoding methylmalonyl Co-A mutase-associated GTPase MeaB, with translation MALGDAILAGERAALARGITLVESRRADHRRQAQALIQALLPKAGGAIRVGITGVPGVGKSTMIDALGSYLTAKGHKVAVLAVDPSSTRSGGSILGDKTRMARLAIDPRAYIRPSPSSGTLGGVAAKTRETMLLCEAAGFDVILVETVGVGQSETAVADLTDFFLVLMLPNAGDELQGIKKGIIELADMIAVNKADGAGATVAHAAAAQYQAALHILAPASPLWSPPVITISGLTGEGLNALWSKVEAHRARHEAKGLIAEKRRRQDVKWMWAMVQDRLRAKLRHDPGLKARTPELEAAVAAGRLAPTLAAEEIAQALGL, from the coding sequence TTGGCGCTTGGCGACGCGATCCTCGCCGGCGAGCGGGCGGCGCTGGCGCGCGGCATCACCTTGGTGGAATCGCGCCGGGCCGATCACCGGCGGCAGGCGCAGGCGCTGATCCAGGCGCTCCTGCCCAAAGCGGGTGGAGCGATCCGCGTCGGCATCACCGGCGTGCCGGGCGTCGGCAAATCGACCATGATCGATGCGCTCGGCAGCTATCTCACCGCCAAAGGCCACAAGGTCGCGGTGCTGGCGGTCGATCCGTCCTCGACCCGCAGCGGCGGCTCGATCCTCGGCGACAAGACCCGGATGGCGCGGCTCGCGATCGACCCGCGAGCCTATATCCGCCCCTCGCCCTCCTCGGGCACGTTAGGTGGCGTCGCGGCCAAGACGCGCGAGACCATGCTGCTCTGCGAGGCGGCCGGCTTCGACGTCATCCTGGTCGAGACCGTCGGCGTCGGGCAGTCGGAGACGGCGGTCGCCGATCTCACCGATTTCTTCCTGGTGCTGATGCTGCCCAATGCCGGCGACGAATTGCAGGGCATCAAGAAGGGCATCATCGAGCTCGCCGACATGATCGCGGTCAACAAGGCCGATGGCGCGGGCGCCACCGTGGCGCACGCGGCGGCGGCGCAATACCAGGCGGCGCTGCATATCCTCGCCCCCGCCTCCCCGCTCTGGTCGCCCCCCGTCATCACCATCTCCGGCCTGACCGGCGAGGGGCTCAACGCGCTCTGGAGCAAGGTCGAGGCCCATCGCGCCCGACACGAGGCGAAAGGGCTGATCGCCGAGAAGCGCCGCCGCCAGGATGTGAAGTGGATGTGGGCGATGGTGCAGGACAGGTTGCGGGCAAAACTGCGCCACGACCCAGGCTTGAAAGCGCGCACGCCCGAGCTGGAGGCGGCGGTGGCAGCAGGCCGGCTCGCGCCGACGCTCGCAGCCGAGGAGATCGCGCAGGCGCTGGGGCTGTGA
- a CDS encoding TIGR03808 family TAT-translocated repetitive protein — MALSRRSLLAAALFGTGMAYAPGVLAQAPKRAASPSPLGQFGLEAAQFGLRAGSPDDQSRVLQNALIEAAKRDAPLIVAPGRYRIANVTLPEGARLMGVTGATQFMAAQTGPILLARGIKRAALVGIGLDGLDVRLAQRSGLLSADEVLDLSLQDCEFTNAGSIGLSLNRTGGRILGNRFRSMRDAALFSLDSRGLSIEQNQIEDCGNNGIQLWRSQPGDDQSIIRGNRLNRIRSDAGGDGPNGNGISLFKAGGVIIEGNSLRDCALTFIRNNSGSSVQIIGNQGRRCGEVGLYCEFAFEGALITGNLVEDCAQGANITNLDHGGRLSVVANNIIRNAQKGFAPKGKELIGGAGIHVEAEAAVTGNVIENASDIGISLGWSWGMRNLVATGNMVRKTGIGISVSLVPKERNALIANNTIAEARNGAVVGTEYGRAVTGDLTKTADARATGVKVENNAVG, encoded by the coding sequence ATGGCTTTATCCCGGCGTTCCCTGCTGGCTGCGGCGCTTTTTGGCACAGGCATGGCCTATGCGCCCGGCGTATTGGCGCAAGCGCCCAAGCGCGCGGCGAGCCCCTCTCCTCTCGGGCAGTTCGGCCTGGAGGCCGCGCAGTTTGGCCTGCGCGCAGGCTCGCCGGACGACCAGTCGCGCGTGCTGCAGAACGCCCTGATCGAGGCGGCCAAGCGCGATGCGCCCCTGATCGTCGCGCCGGGCCGATACCGCATCGCCAATGTGACCCTGCCCGAGGGCGCCAGGCTCATGGGCGTCACTGGCGCGACGCAGTTCATGGCCGCGCAAACCGGCCCCATCCTGCTGGCGCGCGGGATCAAGCGCGCCGCGCTCGTCGGCATCGGGCTCGACGGGCTGGATGTCCGCCTCGCCCAGCGATCCGGCCTGCTGAGCGCGGATGAGGTGCTGGATCTCAGCCTGCAGGATTGCGAATTCACCAATGCCGGCTCGATCGGCCTGAGCCTGAACCGCACGGGCGGCCGCATCCTGGGAAATCGCTTCCGCAGCATGCGCGATGCCGCCCTGTTCTCGCTGGATTCGCGCGGGCTTTCGATTGAGCAGAACCAAATCGAGGATTGCGGCAATAACGGCATCCAGCTCTGGCGCAGCCAGCCCGGGGACGACCAGTCGATCATTCGCGGCAACCGCCTCAACCGCATCCGCTCGGATGCCGGCGGCGACGGCCCCAACGGCAACGGCATCAGCCTGTTCAAGGCCGGCGGCGTCATCATCGAGGGCAACAGCCTGCGCGATTGCGCACTGACCTTTATCCGCAACAATTCCGGCTCCAGCGTGCAGATCATCGGCAACCAGGGCCGCCGCTGCGGCGAGGTCGGCCTCTACTGCGAATTCGCCTTCGAGGGCGCGCTCATCACCGGCAATCTTGTCGAGGATTGCGCCCAAGGCGCCAACATCACCAATCTCGACCATGGCGGCAGGCTGTCCGTCGTCGCCAACAACATCATCCGCAACGCCCAAAAGGGTTTTGCGCCGAAGGGCAAGGAGCTCATCGGCGGCGCCGGCATTCATGTCGAGGCGGAAGCGGCGGTGACCGGCAACGTCATCGAGAACGCCAGCGATATCGGCATCTCGCTCGGCTGGTCCTGGGGCATGCGCAACCTCGTCGCGACCGGCAACATGGTGCGCAAGACCGGCATCGGCATCTCGGTCTCGCTGGTGCCGAAGGAGCGCAACGCGCTGATCGCCAACAACACCATCGCCGAGGCGAGAAATGGCGCGGTGGTGGGAACCGAATATGGCCGGGCCGTAACGGGCGATCTGACGAAGACGGCCGATGCGAGGGCCA